The window TATTGCCGATCCCCGCCGTGCGGGGCCCCTCGTCAAGTGTGCTCATGCTGCGCTCCCCAGATAAGCTTCCCGCACACGCGGATCGGCGCGCACGGCGGCCGGTTCGCCGCTGGCGATCACGCGGCCGAGTTCGAAAACGGTGACGGCGTCCGAGATGCCGAACACCACGTCCATGTCGTGCTCCACGAGCAGCACCGACACGTCCCAGCGCGAGGTCAGCGCCTTCAGGTGCTTGGCCAGGTCGTGCGATTCCTTCACGGAAAGACCGGCCATCGGCTCATCGAGCAGCAGCACGCTGGGCCGGCCCACGAGCGCCAGCGCCAGGTCGAGCCGGCGCTGTTCGCCGTAGCCCAGGTCTTCGGCGGTGACCTCGGCCAGCGGCATCAGGTCGAGCTCCTGCAGCACCGCGTCGGCGTCGGCCTCGGAATCGGCCACGCCCATCTTGTGCGAGGCCAGTTCCACCTGCTGGCGCACGCGCATCTGGCCGAAGATGCTGGTGCGCTGGAAGCTGCGCGACAGGCCGCGCATGCGCCGCTGCGTGGCGCCCAGCGCGCTCACGTCCTGGCCGCCGAGTTGCACCGAGCCGCGCGTGAGCGGCACCCGGCCAGTGATGGCGTCGATCACCGTGGATTTGCCCGCACCGTTGGGGCCGATGAGGCCGCGGATCTGGCCGCGCTGCAGGGTCAGCGAAACGCCGTCCACCGCCTTCACGCCGCCATAGTGGATGGCCACGTCGGTGGCCTCGAGGACATAGTCGCTCATTGGAATACCTCCGTGCTGTGCGCTGTTGCGGGTGCGGCGGATTGCATCGCCGGCTTCTTCTTGCCCAGGAACAGCCGCTTCAGCGCACCTGCGATGCCGGTCGGCGAGAACACGATCACAGTGATCAGCGCCACGCCGAAGATGGCCATCCAGTGGTTGGCGTAATCGCCGAGGATGTCCTTGGCCAGGAAGTACACGACGGCGCCGATGGCCGGGCCCCACAGCGCCTTGTAGCCCCCCACCA of the Rhodoferax koreense genome contains:
- a CDS encoding ABC transporter ATP-binding protein translates to MSDYVLEATDVAIHYGGVKAVDGVSLTLQRGQIRGLIGPNGAGKSTVIDAITGRVPLTRGSVQLGGQDVSALGATQRRMRGLSRSFQRTSIFGQMRVRQQVELASHKMGVADSEADADAVLQELDLMPLAEVTAEDLGYGEQRRLDLALALVGRPSVLLLDEPMAGLSVKESHDLAKHLKALTSRWDVSVLLVEHDMDVVFGISDAVTVFELGRVIASGEPAAVRADPRVREAYLGSAA